From the genome of Ooceraea biroi isolate clonal line C1 chromosome 10, Obir_v5.4, whole genome shotgun sequence:
TCCACTGTGTATATGTTTGATAGTTTACAAAATTAGCGATTCTCGAGCGACGCCACGATTGCAGCCAGATTGTTCGCAATTCGTCACCCAAATTTGGCGTGGTCTGACGCAAAAATTCCTCTGCGAAACAATGTGCGACTGATAATCTTCCCTTCCCTATAAACGAGGAAAGTATATCTTTAATCGATACTTTAATCTGTCCTTGTATTTcgtgatataatattacacacacatacatatttataaggAGTATTTATAATAGGCGATTCGCCCAAGCTCAGCCACTCACGTATTTAAACGGATCTGAGAGGTGCCAATAGAACAAACGATAcacgtctttctctcttcaaaCGGGATTTGAGTAGACGACAGGCGATGAAGGGTGAGTGTTGGAAAAAGCTTGAACTTGGCAAACTTCTGTAGTAAAACTATTCAAATACAATGGAATCATCGAGAGAGTTTCTTGTTAGCCTAAATTTACATTAACAATCGACATCTCTCGATTTCTCATCACCTACGCTTACAAAAATGACTCATACTACATAACTGACAATCCGTTTCTATCTTACACAGGGACGTACGTGCTCGCCGTCGCCTTCCTGGCATCCTGGACCGTGGCTATCGCGAGCGAGGAGGAGCTCGTGCAACCAGACAAACCTGGAAAAGAGTTGACTAAAGTGTGGGGTCGCGTCCTCACAATATGCCCATTCCCGGAGAGATTCCCCGAAAACACCACGACCAATCTCGCGCACGAGAACGATTGCACTAAATTCTACAAGTGCTTCTTGGGCAGAGGAGTGCCTCAGCTCTGTCCCTACATGGAGAAGGGTAGTACGCGAAGACTGCACTACAATATATTCGAACAAGTCTGCGATTGGCCATGGCGGGCTGGTTGCACTAGCTGCCCTAAGAAAGATGAAGACGGTGATTATCTGCCATCGTCCATGATCCCGCACGAAAGTGGCGATTGCAGC
Proteins encoded in this window:
- the LOC105283720 gene encoding peritrophin-1, whose protein sequence is MKGTYVLAVAFLASWTVAIASEEELVQPDKPGKELTKVWGRVLTICPFPERFPENTTTNLAHENDCTKFYKCFLGRGVPQLCPYMEKGSTRRLHYNIFEQVCDWPWRAGCTSCPKKDEDGDYLPSSMIPHESGDCSLYYQCDNGVKSLRRCGPNTCFSRTCQRCVQNPRGGVCNGDWDPIPPPTRPTRPPPTRPPLCRTGNRRPHHCNCGKYYECYDDEDWILQECDGGLHFSPINLQCLPPDEARCRLDA